One stretch of Ipomoea triloba cultivar NCNSP0323 chromosome 8, ASM357664v1 DNA includes these proteins:
- the LOC116027077 gene encoding probable methyltransferase At1g27930, which produces MPPEQVFTYYQSKTTPLLVSSSFISDLPKSHSFKHAVSDPLFSKCYSSMKITRKNVIPVLVFVLSVASLIRLLKISVITASFSSFYYYPWSPGGTAALPPTRLALVSGDDHHLNILSKKEMRFLSDLISERAPCNILVFGLESQYSGLISMLNVGGFTLFLEDNDDKMKTETMMMSMNKSRVHKVEYQTRAEDAYQLLKDARKHPHLCSPLASYSITSNRSSNGRSGRCKLANALLARLSQEVYETDWDVVVVDGPSGHQAESPGRMATIYAAAVLARKIRTTSDDEKMQAVDVVVHDVDRMIEKWFSWEFLCANNLVASKGRFWNFRIQPYKSNNATKFC; this is translated from the coding sequence ATGCCCCCAGAACAAGTCTTTACCTATTATCAATCCAAAACTACTCCACTACTTGTAAGCTCATCATTCATATCTGATCTCCCAAAATCGCATTCATTCAAACACGCTGTTTCTGATCCTCTCTTCAGTAAGTGTTATTCATCCATGAAAATTACCAGAAAGAATGTCATCCCAGTTCTTGTCTTCGTATTATCAGTAGCTTCCCTTATTAGACTCTTGAAAATTAGTGTCATCACTGCTTCCTTCTCTTCATTCTACTACTACCCATGGTCACCCGGAGGAACTGCTGCTCTGCCACCAACTCGGCTCGCTCTAGTAAGTGGCGATGATCACCATCTCAATATTCTCAGCAAGAAGGAAATGAGGTTTCTCTCGGATCTTATATCCGAAAGAGCCCCCTGCAATATCCTGGTTTTTGGGCTCGAAAGCCAGTACTCAGGTCTCATTTCAATGCTGAATGTGGGTGGATTCACTCTCTTTCTTGAGGACAATGATGATAAGATGAAAACAGAAACGATGATGATGAGTATGAATAAGAGTCGAGTTCACAAGGTGGAGTATCAGACACGTGCTGAAGATGCATATCAGCTTCTCAAAGATGCAAGGAAACACCCACATCTCTGCTCACCATTGGCTAGCTATAGCATTACAAGTAATAGAAGCAGCAACGGAAGAAGTGGAAGGTGCAAACTGGCAAACGCATTGTTAGCAAGGCTTTCACAAGAGGTTTACGAGACAGATTGGgatgtggtggtggtggacgGACCTTCAGGACATCAAGCTGAGTCCCCCGGCAGAATGGCCACTATCTATGCGGCTGCTGTGCTAGCAAGAAAAATAAGGACAACAAGTGATGATGAGAAGATGCAGGCGGTAGATGTAGTTGTGCACGATGTTGATCGGATGATTGAGAAATGGTTTTCGTGGGAGTTCTTGTGTGCCAACAACTTGGTTGCTTCCAAAGGCAGATTCTGGAATTTTAGAATACAGCCGTATAAGTCAAATAATGCCACCAAATTTTGTTAG